From one Sardina pilchardus chromosome 6, fSarPil1.1, whole genome shotgun sequence genomic stretch:
- the LOC134082516 gene encoding fibrous sheath CABYR-binding protein-like isoform X2, producing the protein MSLGLMFRLPWICLFFLTDVGLCSPQVQENLNSHQEKLIPVWTFGPAQEDQKSKTVEAPAQERPAWIHTASTWIEMPPAPVSQEVQEPKVPEAPAQEPPAWAQMRPTWIMPQAPAPVNQEPKVPEAPAQEPPAWAQMRPTWIMPPAQAPVNQEPKVPEAPAQEPPAPAKERPAWIHTAPTWIKMPPAPVSQEVQEPKVPEAPAQEPPVWAQMRPTRIMPTAPVTQEPKVPEAPAQEPPVWAQLRPAWIMPPAQAPVNQEPKVPEAPAQEPPAWAQMHPIGIMPPAPVNQEPKVPEAPAQKPPTLAQKLPQQNKPPVSQAPAQTPPSLMTPIDPVGGSFGSSFMEGVGGEATSNGGATEGPSSGRERYLVITEPLGFQTRYVVKSFNRYVRGKRIYSQTTYIPLDYPPASEPAPVPTLPPHEAQVDQTVKATPARKG; encoded by the exons ATGAGTCTTGGTTTGATGTTTAG GCTACCTTGGATTTGCCTTTTCTTCTTgactgatgtaggcctatgcagtcCTCAAGTTCAAG AAAACCTAAATTCCCATCAGGAGAAACTCATTCCTGTGTGGACTTTCGGTCCGGCTCAGGAGGATCAGAAGTCCAAGACGGTtgaggctccagcccaagagcgtCCAGCATGGATTCATACTGCCTCAACATGGATCGAGATGCCACCAGCTCCAGTGAGCCAGGAAGTTcaggaacccaag gtgcctgaagctccagcccaagagcccccaGCATGGGCCCAGATGCGCCCAACATGGATCATGCCTCAagctccagctccagtgaaccaggaacccaag gtgcctgaagctccagcccaagagcccccaGCATGGGCCCAGATGCGCCCAACATGGATCATGCCTCCAGCTCAAGCTCCAGTGAACcaggaacccaaggtgcctgaagctccagcccaagagcccccaGCTCCAGCCAAAGAGCGTCCAGCATGGATTCATACTGCCCCAACATGGATCAAGATGCCACCAGCTCCAGTGAGCCAGGAAGTTcaggaacccaaggtgcctgaagctccagcccaagagcccccTGTATGGGCCCAGATGCGCCCAACTCGGATCATGCCTACAGCTCCAGTGACCcaggaacccaaggtgcctgaagctccagcccaagagcccccTGTATGGGCCCAGTTGCGCCCAGCATGGATCATGCCTCCAGCTCAAGCTCCAGTGAACcaggaacccaaggtgcctgaagctccagcccaagagcccccaGCATGGGCCCAAATGCACCCAATTGGGATCATGCCTCCAGCTCCAGTGAACcaggaacccaaggtgcctgAAGCTCCAGCCCAAAAGCCCCCAACACTGGCCCAGAAACTCCCACAACAGAATAAGCCTCCAGTGAGCCAGGCACCAGCCCAAACGCCACCGTCTCTGATGACTCCAATAGACCCTGTTGGGGGTAGTTTTGGCAGCTCCTTCATGGAGGGTGTCGGTGGGGAGGCTACCTCTAATGGTGGTGCTACTGAGGGTCCTTCATCAGGGCGAGAGCGCTACCTTGTTATCACAGAGCCCTTGGGTTTTCAAACCCGCTACGTGGTGAAGTCCTTCAATCGTTATGTGCGAGGAAAAAGGATCTATTCCCAAACCACCTACATCCCTCTAGACTATCCTCCTGCTTCCGAGCCTGCTCCTGTCCCCACTCTTCCTCCACATGAAGCCCAGGTGGACCAAACTGTGAAGGCCACCCCTGCAAG AAAAGGATAG
- the LOC134082294 gene encoding uncharacterized protein LOC134082294 yields MPPAPENQEPKVPEAPAQEPPAPAQERPAWIHTAPTWIKMPPAPVSQEVQEPKVPEAPAQEPPAWAQLRPAWIMPPAPVNQEPKVPEAPAQEPPAWAQLRPAWIMPPAQVNQEPKVPEAPAQEPPAWAQMHPTGIMPPAPVNQEHKVPEAPAQKPPTLAQKLPQQNKPPVSQAPAQTPQSPMTPIDPVGGSFGSSFMEGVGGEATSNGGATEGPSSGRERYLVITEPLGFQTRYVVKSFNRYVRGKKIYSQTTYIPLDYQPAPEPAPVPTLPLQEAQVVQTVKATPARKG; encoded by the exons ATGCCTCCAGCTCCAGAGAACcaggaacccaaggtgcctgaagctccagcccaagagcccccagctccagcccaagagcgtCCAGCATGGATTCATACTGCCCCAACATGGATCAAGATGCCACCAGCTCCAGTGAGCCAGGAAGTTcaggaacccaaggtgcctgaagctccagcccaagagcccccaGCATGGGCCCAGTTGCGTCCAGCATGGATCATGCCTCCAGCTCCAGTGAACcaggaacccaaggtgcctgaagctccagcccaagagcccccTGCATGGGCCCAGTTGCGTCCAGCATGGATCATGCCTCCAGCTCAAGTGAACcaggaacccaaggtgcctgaggctccagcccaagagcccccaGCATGGGCCCAAATGCACCCAACAGGGATCATGCCTCCAGCTCCAGTGAACCAGGAACACAAGGTGCCAGAAGCTCCAGCCCAAAAGCCCCCAACGCTGGCCCAGAAACTCCCACAACAGAATAAGCCTCCAGTGAGCCAGGCACCAGCCCAAACGCCACAGTCTCCGATGACTCCAATAGACCCTGTTGGGGGTAGTTTTGGCAGCTCCTTCATGGAGGGTGTCGGTGGAGAGGCTACCTCTAATGGTGGTGCTACTGAGGGTCCTTCATCAGGGCGAGAGCGCTACCTTGTTATCACCGAGCCCTTGGGTTTTCAAACCCGCTACGTGGTGAAGTCCTTCAATCGTTATGTGCGAGGAAAAAAGATCTATTCCCAAACCACCTACATCCCTCTAGATTATCAGCCTGCTCCTGAGCCTGCTCCTGTCCCCACTCTTCCTCTGCAAGAAGCCCAGGTGGTCCAAACTGTGAAGGCCACCCCTGCAAG aaaAGGATAG
- the mettl6 gene encoding tRNA N(3)-methylcytidine methyltransferase METTL6, giving the protein MESVESHVKPDDSGLRILSQEELDKLKDDRVLVSEFKQQKLEKDAQKNWDLFYKRNTTNFFKDRHWTTREFEELKACREFESQKLVLLEAGCGVGNCIFPLLEEDLNIFVYGCDFSPRAVEFVKQNSLYSPERCLAFQCDLTKDDLQDNISAESVDAATLIFVLSAIHPDKMQQALMNLYRVLKPGGVVLFRDYGLHDHAMLRFKSGNKLGENFYVRQDGTRSYFFSKEMLTKLFHDAGFETVVNEYVLRETVNKKEGLCVPRVFLQSKFRRPLTLNNQL; this is encoded by the exons ATGGAGTCAGTTGAGTCTCACGTCAAACCAGATGATTCTGGCTTGAGAATTCTTTCCCAGGAGGAGCTGGACAAATTGAAAGACGACCGAGTATTGGTGTCCGAATTTAAGCAGCAGAAGCTTGAGAAAGATGCCCAGAAGAATTGGGATTTGTTTTACAAACGGAATACAACAAACTTTTTTAAGGACAGACACTGGACGACTAGAGAATTTGAAGAGCTGAAAGCATGCAGAGAG TTTGAGTCCCAGAagctggtgctgctggaggcTGGCTGTGGAGTGGGTAATTGTATTTTCCCACTTCTGGAAGAGGACCTCAATATCTTTGTGTATGGCTGTGACTTCTCTCCTAGAGCTGTGGAGTTTGTTAAG CAAAATTCTCTGTACTCTCCGGAGAGGTGTTTGGCGTTCCAGTGTGATTTGACCAAAGATGACCTGCAGGATAACATCTCTGCAGAAAGCGTGGATGCAGCCACACTCATATTTGTGCTCTCTGCCATTCATCCTGACAAGATGCAGCAGGCTCTTATGAATTTATACAGG GTTCTGAAACCAGGTGGAGTGGTATTGTTTAGGGATTATGGCCTTCATGACCATGCCATGCTTCGGTTTAAATCGGGAAACAAGCTCGGGGAGAACTTCTACGTGAGGCAGGATGGTACACGGTCCTATTTCTTCTCTAAAG AGATGCTGACCAAACTATTCCATGACGCTGGATTTGAGACTGTGGTGAATGAATATGTTCTGCGGGAGACTGTGAACAAGaaagagggtttgtgtgtgccacGTGTTTTCCTTCAGAGCAAATTTAGACGCCCACTGACCTTGAACAACCAAttgtaa
- the LOC134082516 gene encoding fibrous sheath CABYR-binding protein-like isoform X3, with protein sequence MSLGLMFRLPWICLFFLTDVGLCSPQVQENLNSHQEKLIPVWTFGPAQEDQKSKTVEAPAQERPAWIHTASTWIEMPPAPVSQEVQEPKVPEAPAQEPPAWAQMRPTRIMPTAPVNQEPKVPEAPAQKLPVDQEPKVPEAPAQEPPAWAQMRPTWIMPPAQAPVNQEPKVPEAPAQEPPVWAQLRPAWIMPPAQAPVNQEPKVPEAPAQEPPAWAQMHPIGIMPPAPVNQEPKVPEAPAQKPPTLAQKLPQQNKPPVSQAPAQTPPSLMTPIDPVGGSFGSSFMEGVGGEATSNGGATEGPSSGRERYLVITEPLGFQTRYVVKSFNRYVRGKRIYSQTTYIPLDYPPASEPAPVPTLPPHEAQVDQTVKATPARKG encoded by the exons ATGAGTCTTGGTTTGATGTTTAG GCTACCTTGGATTTGCCTTTTCTTCTTgactgatgtaggcctatgcagtcCTCAAGTTCAAG AAAACCTAAATTCCCATCAGGAGAAACTCATTCCTGTGTGGACTTTCGGTCCGGCTCAGGAGGATCAGAAGTCCAAGACGGTtgaggctccagcccaagagcgtCCAGCATGGATTCATACTGCCTCAACATGGATCGAGATGCCACCAGCTCCAGTGAGCCAGGAAGTTcaggaacccaaggtgcctgaagctccagcccaagagcccccaGCATGGGCCCAGATGCGCCCAACTCGGATCATGCCTACAGCTCCAGTGAACcaggaacccaag gtgcctgAAGCTCCAGCCCAAAAGCTCCCAGTGGACcaggaacccaaggtgcctgaagctccagcccaagagcccccaGCATGGGCCCAGATGCGCCCAACATGGATCATGCCTCCAGCTCAAGCTCCAGTGAACcaggaacccaag gtgcctgaagctccagcccaagagcccccTGTATGGGCCCAGTTGCGCCCAGCATGGATCATGCCTCCAGCTCAAGCTCCAGTGAACcaggaacccaaggtgcctgaagctccagcccaagagcccccaGCATGGGCCCAAATGCACCCAATTGGGATCATGCCTCCAGCTCCAGTGAACcaggaacccaaggtgcctgAAGCTCCAGCCCAAAAGCCCCCAACACTGGCCCAGAAACTCCCACAACAGAATAAGCCTCCAGTGAGCCAGGCACCAGCCCAAACGCCACCGTCTCTGATGACTCCAATAGACCCTGTTGGGGGTAGTTTTGGCAGCTCCTTCATGGAGGGTGTCGGTGGGGAGGCTACCTCTAATGGTGGTGCTACTGAGGGTCCTTCATCAGGGCGAGAGCGCTACCTTGTTATCACAGAGCCCTTGGGTTTTCAAACCCGCTACGTGGTGAAGTCCTTCAATCGTTATGTGCGAGGAAAAAGGATCTATTCCCAAACCACCTACATCCCTCTAGACTATCCTCCTGCTTCCGAGCCTGCTCCTGTCCCCACTCTTCCTCCACATGAAGCCCAGGTGGACCAAACTGTGAAGGCCACCCCTGCAAG AAAAGGATAG
- the LOC134082516 gene encoding fibrous sheath CABYR-binding protein-like isoform X1 codes for MSLGLMFRLPWICLFFLTDVGLCSPQVQENLNSHQEKLIPVWTFGPAQEDQKSKTVEAPAQERPAWIHTASTWIEMPPAPVSQEVQEPKVPEAPAQEPPAWAQMRPTRIMPTAPVNQEPKVPEAPAQKLPVDQEPKVPEAPAQEPPAWAQMRPTWIMPPAQAPVNQEPKVPEAPAQEPPAPAKERPAWIHTAPTWIKMPPAPVSQEVQEPKVPEAPAQEPPVWAQMRPTRIMPTAPVTQEPKVPEAPAQEPPVWAQLRPAWIMPPAQAPVNQEPKVPEAPAQEPPAWAQMHPIGIMPPAPVNQEPKVPEAPAQKPPTLAQKLPQQNKPPVSQAPAQTPPSLMTPIDPVGGSFGSSFMEGVGGEATSNGGATEGPSSGRERYLVITEPLGFQTRYVVKSFNRYVRGKRIYSQTTYIPLDYPPASEPAPVPTLPPHEAQVDQTVKATPARKG; via the exons ATGAGTCTTGGTTTGATGTTTAG GCTACCTTGGATTTGCCTTTTCTTCTTgactgatgtaggcctatgcagtcCTCAAGTTCAAG AAAACCTAAATTCCCATCAGGAGAAACTCATTCCTGTGTGGACTTTCGGTCCGGCTCAGGAGGATCAGAAGTCCAAGACGGTtgaggctccagcccaagagcgtCCAGCATGGATTCATACTGCCTCAACATGGATCGAGATGCCACCAGCTCCAGTGAGCCAGGAAGTTcaggaacccaaggtgcctgaagctccagcccaagagcccccaGCATGGGCCCAGATGCGCCCAACTCGGATCATGCCTACAGCTCCAGTGAACcaggaacccaag gtgcctgAAGCTCCAGCCCAAAAGCTCCCAGTGGACcaggaacccaaggtgcctgaagctccagcccaagagcccccaGCATGGGCCCAGATGCGCCCAACATGGATCATGCCTCCAGCTCAAGCTCCAGTGAACcaggaacccaaggtgcctgaagctccagcccaagagcccccaGCTCCAGCCAAAGAGCGTCCAGCATGGATTCATACTGCCCCAACATGGATCAAGATGCCACCAGCTCCAGTGAGCCAGGAAGTTcaggaacccaaggtgcctgaagctccagcccaagagcccccTGTATGGGCCCAGATGCGCCCAACTCGGATCATGCCTACAGCTCCAGTGACCcaggaacccaaggtgcctgaagctccagcccaagagcccccTGTATGGGCCCAGTTGCGCCCAGCATGGATCATGCCTCCAGCTCAAGCTCCAGTGAACcaggaacccaaggtgcctgaagctccagcccaagagcccccaGCATGGGCCCAAATGCACCCAATTGGGATCATGCCTCCAGCTCCAGTGAACcaggaacccaaggtgcctgAAGCTCCAGCCCAAAAGCCCCCAACACTGGCCCAGAAACTCCCACAACAGAATAAGCCTCCAGTGAGCCAGGCACCAGCCCAAACGCCACCGTCTCTGATGACTCCAATAGACCCTGTTGGGGGTAGTTTTGGCAGCTCCTTCATGGAGGGTGTCGGTGGGGAGGCTACCTCTAATGGTGGTGCTACTGAGGGTCCTTCATCAGGGCGAGAGCGCTACCTTGTTATCACAGAGCCCTTGGGTTTTCAAACCCGCTACGTGGTGAAGTCCTTCAATCGTTATGTGCGAGGAAAAAGGATCTATTCCCAAACCACCTACATCCCTCTAGACTATCCTCCTGCTTCCGAGCCTGCTCCTGTCCCCACTCTTCCTCCACATGAAGCCCAGGTGGACCAAACTGTGAAGGCCACCCCTGCAAG AAAAGGATAG
- the eaf1 gene encoding ELL-associated factor 1, producing MNGNSNPLLDKEEHVLKLGESFEKRPKSSFHTIRYDFKPASIDTTCEGELQVGKGDEVTITLPHIPGSTPPMTVFKGNKRPYQKDCVLIINHDTGEYILEKLSSSIQVKKTRAEGSSKIQARIEQQSVRANQPPSQFRAPTKPGVGAKASPSPSPSKDNPSPEPQLDDIKRELRAEVEVIEQMSSSGSSSSSDSGSGSGSGDDSSSSDGEGERSRSPAPHHQPSPNRLPVVNGTDKPQSSNQLINTLRNDLQLSESGSDSDDD from the exons ATGAATGGAAATTCAAATCCGCTTTTGGACAAAGAAGAGCATGTCTTAAAGCTTGGGGAAAGCTTTGAAAAACGCCCTAAATCTTCGTTTCATACCATTAGAT ATGATTTCAAACCAGCGTCCATAGACACAACTTGTGAGGGGGAACTGCAAGTTGGAAAAGGAGATGAAGTCACCATCACATTACCTCACATTCCG GGTTCCACACCACCCATGACGGTATTCAAAGGCAACAAGAGGCCATATCAGAAAGACTGTGTTCTGATCATCAACCATGACACCGGGGAGTATATCCTTGAAAAGCTGAGTAGCAGCATACAGGTCAAGAAGACCAG AGCGGAGGGCAGCAGTAAGATCCAGGCGCGTATAGAGCAGCAGTCAGTAAGGGCTAACCAGCCTCCCTCACAGTTCCGTGCTCCAACCAAGCCAGGAGTGGGTGCCAAAGCatctccatcaccatcaccatccaaGGACAATCCCTCCCCTGAGCCTCAGCTAGATGACATCAAGAGAG AGCTGCGCGCGGAGGTGGAGGTCATCGAGCAGatgagcagcagcggcagcagcagctcgTCAGACTCGGGCAGCGGCTCTGGGAGTGGCGACGACAGCTCCAGCAGCGACGGCGAGGGCGAGCGATCGCGATCGCCTGCTCCCCACCACCAGCCCTCTCCAAACCGCCTCCCCGTGGTCAACGGCACTGACAAGCCCCAGAGCAGCAACCAGCTCATCAATACGCTCA GGAATGACCTTCAGTTGAGTGAATCTGGAAGCGACAGTGATGATGACTGA
- the LOC134082295 gene encoding protein VASP homolog — translation MPPAPVSQEVQEPKVPEAPAQEPPAWAQMRPTRIMPTAPVTQEPKVPEAPAQEPPAWAQTRPAWIMPPAPVNQEPKVPEAPAQEPPAWAQLRPAWIMPPAQVNQEPKVPEAPAQEPPAWAQMHPTGIMPPAPVNQEHKVPEAPAQKPPTLAQKLPQQNKPPVSQAPAQTPQSPMTPIDPVGGSFGSSFMEGVGGEATSNGGATEGPSSGRERYLVITEPLGFQTRYVVKSFNRYVRGKKIYSQTTYIPLDYQPAPEPAPVPTLPLQEAQVVQTVKATPARKG, via the exons ATGCCACCAGCTCCAGTGAGCCAGGAAGTTcaggaacccaaggtgcctgaagctccagcccaagagcccccaGCATGGGCCCAGATGCGCCCAACTCGGATCATGCCTACAGCTCCAGTGACCcaggaacccaaggtgcctgaggctccagcccaagagcccccaGCATGGGCCCAGACGCGTCCAGCATGGATCATGCCTCCAGCTCCAGTGAACcaggaacccaaggtgcctgaagctccagcccaagagcccccTGCATGGGCCCAGTTGCGTCCAGCATGGATCATGCCTCCAGCTCAAGTGAACcaggaacccaaggtgcctgaggctccagcccaagagcccccaGCATGGGCCCAAATGCACCCAACAGGGATCATGCCTCCAGCTCCAGTGAACCAGGAACACAAGGTGCCAGAAGCTCCAGCCCAAAAGCCCCCAACGCTGGCCCAGAAACTCCCACAACAGAATAAGCCTCCAGTGAGCCAGGCACCAGCCCAAACGCCACAGTCTCCGATGACTCCAATAGACCCTGTTGGGGGTAGTTTTGGCAGCTCCTTCATGGAGGGTGTCGGTGGAGAGGCTACCTCTAATGGTGGTGCTACTGAGGGTCCTTCATCAGGGCGAGAGCGCTACCTTGTTATCACCGAGCCCTTGGGTTTTCAAACCCGCTACGTGGTGAAGTCCTTCAATCGTTATGTGCGAGGAAAAAAGATCTATTCCCAAACCACCTACATCCCTCTAGATTATCAGCCTGCTCCTGAGCCTGCTCCTGTCCCCACTCTTCCTCTGCAAGAAGCCCAGGTGGTCCAAACTGTGAAGGCCACCCCTGCAAG aaaAGGATAG